Proteins encoded within one genomic window of Candidatus Kryptoniota bacterium:
- a CDS encoding VWA domain-containing protein has translation MKRTLLAIVLLGFLAPYAYSNGVGIIDAQNAVYLRLDSSSVKVSVLSQISITTTTQYFTNTHAGTLVKYAFPLSESASATQLRYMLNGNWYYAGVAGTSQDTTLPGGGTPDANLISYLGGTPLYYSIPDTIQQDSSIAVELTYVELLPYSFGNVDYSYPADYHLIQSTSIDVQRFEFHLSSPRTIDSIKVMSGQVVDMLVTYGDSAIVRIVLHESAANSNYLVRYSLNAHELGLFAFSSELPDTLVPDSLGNGFLTFIAEPDPSATTETISKVFTLIIDRSGSMTGTKIDQAKAAATFIVNNLNEGDRFNLIDFDDVITCFRPGHVLYTPQTRDSALAYIASLYARNMTSISGAFSAAVPQFAAANDSTANIIIFLTDGQPTWDITDINQLVPFVDSLIIRTETNIYLFCFGIGDDANQQLLSLLSSQNRGFAQFLGDDELYSTITNFYMSIRNPVLLDSHIAFDPPVISETFPDSLPNLYKGKQMIVAGRYSLPQTVKVTLSGTALGHAVNYSYNIPLSDSQVVNYQFLPKVWAKQKIEALLIRYYAAASGSEQAIALKNQIVALSQAYGVISPFTSFKGSGGGTGVVEVKSHRPPISGAASFELMGNYPNPFNPSTSIRLRLNTNYTGNIDIRIYNVLGQLVRTLHLQVSGPGVYDVYWDGLSWNGKSLPSGIYLYAVDFKNTILVGKMNLLK, from the coding sequence ATGAAGAGAACGCTGCTCGCAATCGTCCTTCTCGGATTCCTTGCTCCGTACGCATACTCGAACGGAGTCGGAATCATCGACGCGCAAAATGCTGTTTATCTCCGTCTCGATTCTTCATCAGTAAAAGTGTCCGTTCTTAGCCAGATCTCGATTACTACGACGACCCAGTACTTCACAAACACACACGCAGGTACTCTTGTGAAGTACGCATTTCCTCTCTCCGAATCCGCAAGCGCGACACAGCTGCGGTACATGCTGAATGGGAACTGGTACTATGCCGGCGTGGCAGGTACCAGCCAGGACACCACTCTTCCGGGTGGAGGGACGCCTGACGCGAACCTTATCTCATATCTTGGGGGCACGCCTCTTTATTATTCCATTCCTGATACTATACAGCAAGATTCCAGCATCGCTGTCGAACTAACCTACGTCGAGCTTCTACCGTACTCCTTCGGCAACGTGGATTATTCCTACCCTGCGGATTACCACCTGATCCAGTCTACTTCGATAGATGTCCAGAGATTCGAGTTCCATCTTAGCTCACCGCGCACCATCGACAGCATCAAAGTGATGAGCGGCCAGGTGGTGGACATGCTTGTTACCTATGGCGACAGTGCGATCGTCCGGATTGTTCTTCACGAATCGGCTGCTAATTCAAATTATTTGGTCCGTTACTCACTTAACGCGCACGAGCTTGGGCTGTTCGCATTCAGTTCCGAGCTGCCGGACACGCTCGTCCCGGATTCACTTGGAAACGGGTTCCTGACCTTCATAGCGGAACCGGATCCGTCCGCGACAACGGAAACCATATCGAAGGTTTTCACTCTGATCATTGACAGGTCTGGAAGCATGACCGGCACCAAGATCGATCAGGCGAAAGCGGCCGCGACATTCATCGTTAATAACCTGAACGAAGGCGACAGGTTCAACCTCATCGATTTCGATGACGTCATCACATGTTTCAGGCCCGGTCATGTTCTCTACACTCCGCAGACGAGGGACTCCGCGCTTGCGTATATCGCATCATTGTATGCACGCAACATGACGAGCATTTCAGGAGCATTCTCAGCTGCGGTACCGCAATTTGCAGCCGCCAACGACAGCACCGCGAATATTATCATCTTCCTCACCGACGGCCAGCCGACCTGGGACATCACCGACATAAATCAACTGGTCCCGTTCGTCGATTCGCTGATCATCCGGACCGAAACAAATATTTATCTCTTCTGCTTTGGCATCGGTGATGATGCGAACCAGCAGCTCCTTTCCCTTCTCTCGTCTCAGAACCGCGGGTTCGCGCAGTTCCTCGGCGACGACGAGCTGTACTCGACGATTACTAATTTCTATATGTCGATTCGGAACCCGGTTCTTCTTGATAGTCATATTGCGTTCGATCCGCCGGTCATTTCCGAGACTTTTCCCGATTCGCTCCCGAATCTTTACAAGGGGAAGCAAATGATAGTGGCGGGGCGGTACAGTTTGCCGCAAACAGTGAAGGTTACTCTAAGCGGAACTGCGCTCGGTCATGCAGTGAACTACAGTTATAACATTCCGCTTTCCGATTCGCAGGTGGTGAATTACCAGTTCCTGCCCAAAGTGTGGGCGAAACAGAAGATAGAAGCGCTCCTCATCAGGTATTACGCGGCCGCTTCCGGTTCTGAACAGGCAATCGCGCTGAAGAACCAGATCGTTGCGCTCAGCCAGGCGTACGGGGTTATAAGTCCGTTTACAAGCTTTAAAGGAAGCGGCGGCGGTACCGGCGTGGTTGAGGTTAAGAGCCACCGACCTCCCATCAGCGGCGCGGCGTCTTTCGAACTGATGGGGAATTACCCGAACCCATTCAACCCGTCCACATCAATCAGGCTGCGGTTGAATACGAACTATACGGGCAACATCGACATTCGAATCTATAACGTTCTAGGTCAGCTTGTCAGGACGCTTCACCTTCAGGTGAGCGGACCGGGTGTCTACGATGTCTACTGGGACGGCCTCTCGTGGAACGGTAAGAGCCTTCCGAGCGGTATTTATCTTTATGCCGTCGATTTCAAGAATACGATTCTCGTCGGCAAGATGAACCTCTTGAAATGA
- a CDS encoding tetratricopeptide repeat protein has product MKKSFLVWFVLGVGIFLTSEDTSFSQTSNYEKALSYYSQNKLDQALPYFEEAVAEQKGNPDVYAWLAETLRRLNRKPEAITAARKALALNPCNSFAHEVISDLENPMYGEWEEANEDSSWIHLKEAVRCDSSDGNAWIDLWIAGIKRQNILLMDESARRMVETGFMTHTILSYARWFLRALPPDAVLITNGDMDTFPLSAVQVSEGFRKDVAVVNRSLLNTSWYARFVRDIEKVPLPYNDNALDTLTAVRDSSGNIRTVSDGILQAWLREKREGTFSRPLAVACTAEPGFLTSDSTHMTFAGPFYIWTAGQRATSLDTSFALASFDDVQPEEFEGMWASMQDRSSVRISSTKTNVMNVLYVASMLSRAMMDARRNDAALHWLTWAEKLNNACELGPVYTKYIDEIKSELKEARDQK; this is encoded by the coding sequence ATGAAAAAGTCGTTTCTAGTTTGGTTCGTGCTTGGCGTCGGCATCTTCCTGACCAGCGAGGATACTTCGTTTTCTCAGACGTCGAATTACGAAAAGGCGCTCTCGTACTATAGCCAGAATAAACTCGATCAGGCGTTGCCCTATTTCGAGGAGGCAGTGGCGGAACAAAAGGGGAATCCGGATGTTTACGCCTGGCTGGCGGAGACTTTGAGACGGCTCAACAGGAAGCCAGAAGCAATCACAGCTGCGCGAAAGGCGCTCGCCCTGAATCCATGCAACAGTTTTGCTCATGAAGTCATTTCGGATCTCGAAAACCCAATGTACGGGGAATGGGAGGAAGCGAACGAAGACTCAAGCTGGATCCACCTGAAGGAAGCGGTTAGATGCGATTCGTCAGATGGAAATGCATGGATAGATTTGTGGATCGCGGGGATCAAGCGGCAGAACATATTGCTTATGGATGAATCGGCGCGACGAATGGTGGAAACAGGCTTTATGACTCATACGATACTTTCGTACGCGAGGTGGTTTCTCCGTGCCCTTCCGCCGGACGCGGTACTCATCACGAATGGAGATATGGATACGTTTCCCCTTTCGGCTGTACAGGTGTCGGAGGGTTTCCGGAAGGATGTCGCCGTTGTAAACCGGAGTCTTCTCAATACTTCATGGTACGCCAGATTTGTTCGCGACATTGAAAAGGTTCCGCTCCCCTATAATGACAACGCGCTCGACACTCTGACGGCTGTCAGGGATTCTTCAGGCAATATCCGGACAGTCTCCGATGGCATCCTTCAGGCATGGCTCAGAGAGAAACGGGAGGGAACATTCTCGCGGCCGCTGGCTGTCGCCTGCACAGCGGAACCGGGATTTCTAACGTCAGATTCAACTCATATGACTTTTGCGGGACCTTTTTATATTTGGACTGCCGGTCAGCGGGCAACAAGCTTAGACACATCGTTTGCACTCGCCAGCTTCGACGATGTCCAACCCGAGGAATTCGAGGGGATGTGGGCGAGTATGCAGGACAGGAGCTCAGTTCGTATATCCAGCACGAAGACCAATGTGATGAACGTTCTTTATGTTGCCTCTATGCTGTCGAGAGCCATGATGGATGCCCGCAGAAATGATGCGGCTCTTCACTGGCTCACGTGGGCTGAAAAGTTGAACAATGCTTGTGAACTCGGACCGGTTTACACCAAGTATATCGACGAGATCAAGTCTGAGCTGAAAGAAGCGAGAGATCAAAAATAG